GATGGTTTACAGGGTCCTTACTCAGAAGAAGATGCCGTAAACCCTATCAGCTATTATGGCGCTACCAAAGTAGCCGCAGAAAGGCTTGTCCAGAATAGCCATTTATCCTGGTCCATCGTGCGTACAGTATTGGTATACGGCATTGCCGCAGACCCTAAACGCAGTAATATTATCACCTGGGTAAAAACGAACCTGGAACAGGGCAAGAAATTGAAAGTAGTAGATGACCAGTGGCGTACCCCAACCCTGGTGCAGGATCTGGCCGCAGGTTGTAAACTGGTAGCCGATAAGAAGGCAACAGGGATCTACCACATTTCAGGTAGTGAAACCCTTACGCCCTATCAGATGGCCGTTCAGACAGCCGGTTATTTCCAGTTAAACCCACAATTGTTGGAGAAAGTAGATGCCAAAACCTTTACCCAGCCGGCTAAACGCCCCGCTAAGACAGGTTTCGTGATCAGTAAAGCCGTACAGGAACTGGGCTATCAGCCGCACAGTTTTGAAGAGGGATTACAGATAGTAGCCAAAGAAATTTAGGCCCCTAGAAAACAATACGACGTTTAGGTACCCCAAAGAATTTCTGGATAGAGTCGTTTGCTTTAGTCGTATCAGCCAGTGGGGCTGTGACCGGAACTAACAATCGGTAAAGGCTCGTATCAATGGCATCAGCTTGCAATGTTACGTAACCCCTGCCATTTTTATGATGAAAGTTCAGTTTTTTGGTCGCATCCTTCAGGTTGTGATATTCACCAACCACCACATAATAGGTTTTATCAGTCGGCGTAGGAGCAGATGCCGCTGCCTGTTGCAGACTGCTGTCTGAACGGGTAGTGGAATCCTGCACGCGCGTAGTATCTGCTACCACAGGCGCACTCCTGTCTGCAGAGATCACAGGTTCCTGGTTATTGCCCTGCTGACTAGCTATCAGCCACCATACCAAACCTGCTGCCAGCACAGCCGCTACAGGTACTGCCACCCACCACCAGCGGAAGGAAGAACCCCGCTCCTCCGGATAAGGAGGATAATCTGTGTTAGCCGTATACTCAGCATTGGGCTTTGCATTTTCTGATGAAGCAGACAAATGATTCACCACCTGGTTATTCACAAACTCCTTGTCACCAATGGTCACACGGTGGCTGACGTCTGTTCTGATCACAGGCTGTACCATCAGGGTTTCCAGCTCAATAGGCAGGTATTCTGCAATAAAGGTAATCTGCCCCGCTACATCCATTTTCAGCTGTCCTACGCCCGGAACGGCAAAGGTCTGACCCGATTTCAGCAGTGCATGCACCTCCGCTACATATTTCTCCATCTTCATCCGGGCAATGTTATCCACCAGGTGCTCTCTCTGGGAAATCCATTTCACCAGTTGCTCTTCATCTCCCCATGTATCCTCAAACCGGATCACCTCCTGTGGAGGTTCCAGAGTTTTGGTTGTTACATTATAGCGCGCTGGAATATGTTGCACCAAAAAGATGCCTGTTTTGGGGAGAATACAAGGTTCCTTCCGGAACAAAGTGTCCTGTATATATTGCTGTAGTACCAATGTTAATATAAAATATTCCTTAGTAAAATGACTCTCTATCAATAAATATGCCTGTGTTTGCTATCCTTCCCGTGTGAGAAGGATAGCCTCACAGTATGCAATGGTACGATTTTAAAATTTAACCATTACACCACCTACTACGTTGAAACCGTAGGTGTTGTAACCATACCAGCGCTGATAGCGGGTATTGAAGATATTATTGGTGTTCAACCACAGGTTGAAGTTCTTGTTAATGTCATAGCTGGCGCCCGCATTCAGATCCCAGCCACTCTTCGTCTTCCGGAAGTCCCCGTTTGCCAGGTAATAGCTGCTGCCCAGGAAAAATGCATTTGCATTCAGGTGCAGTTTTCTGGCAAAAGTATATTGTGCAAACGCTTCGGTCTGGAATGGCACCAGGCCCCACGGTTTCACCTCAGTCTTCTGTTTATTATAGTTAAACCAGTCTACTGTAAAGCGCAGCTGGAACTTCTCTTCCTGGATATAACCTACTTCCGCATGCAGGTTGAAAGCACGCAGTTCTGCTTCGTTCCTGGAGTAGAAAGTCTTACCGTCCAGGCTATCATTTACAAACAGTGGCATGTTGTACCAGGTCACTGCTGCAAACTTGGTGTTGTAGTTGAAATGGCTACCCAGGGTTCCTTTGATACCTGTGTATTTCTCTTCCACACGGGTATTCAGGATACCGCTGCCATAGCTGGCAAAGAACGGATTCGTATTGGTCATGTTGCGGTAGCTGTTCTTATTGATATAAGAGATCCAGCCACTGCTCAGGATGACTTTCTTGTAGATGAGGTGTGATTCGTTCACAATGTCTGGCAGCAGGTAGAACTTGCTGTTGGTCCAGGTTGGGTTCACACCCGCATGCAGTACAAACCTTGGTTTGATGATCTCCAGTGCAGGATGAATAGCAACTACATTATTGTTGAACTGTGCACTATCCTTTGCTTTGAAAGAAGAGAGGTCAAAGAGTCCTTCCACACGCAGGAAGATGTCTTCGAACAGTTGCTTGCTCACCGGTGCCTTCAGGATCACAGTAGGTTCCTTACGGTTGTAGGCATCGCTGTAGTAAATGAATTTTGCAGAAGGCTGGAACATAAATGCCCAGTCATTCTGTGGCCTGTTCTTCACACCCACCTGTGCGGTGAACTGGTTGAAGGCCTGCTTTACATCGCTCTTACTGTAGTCGTATGCTGCGTGGTCATAGCCATAATAATGTAACTGGTTGCGATCATAACCTACACTACCATTGATCTCCAGGATAGGGGAGAAGTAAGTACCGGATGCCAGCACGTTGAGTGTACTGTAATCCTGGTTCTTGATGCTCCCTTTGGAGGAAGTGTAATTACCATAGATCCCGAAATTGTATTTATCCTGTCTGCCGCTACCAAAGCCTGCCTGGATGAGCGGTGTACTCAGGTTACCATAACCTGCTTTGATAAAGTTGTTCTGCAGGGTTGCCAGTGTATCCTTGCCCAGGGCCAGTGGTTTCAGGGGCACTGGCTGATAGAGGAAGGAAAGGTTCAGTGCAGGTACCTTGTACTGGTATTTAGGACGCGTGGTATCAGAAGCCGGCAGGGTCGCTGTCAGGTTCAGTTTAGCCGCATCCCGCAGTTTCGGGCGGTAGTTTGAGATGATATCAATCGTTTCCTGTTTCAGGTTTTTGTCCTGGGCAATACCCTGCTGTGCCAGCATTACTGCCCCTGTAACTGTTAAAACCCGTTGAATATGTTTGATATATGCGTTCATGCTATGGTCGTAGTTCGTAATTATTTATTGGATTTGATCTTTGATGCCGCTTTTTCTTCAGCCTCTGTCTTCGCCAGTTTTTCTTTTGCTTCCGCTTTCAGCTCAGCGATAGAGCTGTTTTCGGCAATACTCTGGTAGGTCGCTTTGGCATTGAAATAGTCTTTCTGACGGGCGTAGATATCACCCAGCAGGATGTAGGATTTAGCTACCCACATTTCATATCCCGGCGTATTTTTAATGACATCAAATCCTGCTTTTTCAGCAGCAGCCAGGTCGTTTTTGGCAAACAGGCAAACCGCAATATTATATCTTGCTTCCGCACCGGTTTCTGATTTTGTCAGACCAGCAGCTATTTTCAGTTCCTTCATCGCTTCGTCGTACTGACCTTGTTCCTGCTGGGATCTACCCAGGTTGAAGTGACCAATGATCTGGTCGTCAGTACTGATATTGGAGCTGGACAGCAGCACTTCTGAATAGTTACCAACTTCATCCCAGTGTTTCAGCTGGTAGTTTGTGCGGATCAGGCCCCTGGTTGCAGTAAAGGTATTTTCCTTGGTGGTAGAGAGGTCCTGCAATTGCAGGTAATAAGTACGTGCTTTCTCATAGTTCTTAGTCTGGTAGTAATTGATATTGGCAGCCTGCAGCGCAGCACGTTCTGCATACACGCTTGCATTTTTAGACAATACAAATTCATAACCAGGCAAAGCCCCGCTGTAATCTTTATTATTATAAGCGCACTCTGATTTGTAGAACTGTGCAGGCAGAATAAACTGACCTTCAGGGTAGCGATGAATATAATTGCTGAATGCAGCTGTGGCACCTGTGCAATCGCCGGTACTGAATTTGGATTCAGCAGCAGCATATGCCAGGGAGTCTTCAGCATTTGTAGAAACAGTACGACCGGTAGATTTCAGTAATGCTACATAAGCATCGGTTTTACCCTGACCTACATAGATATCTTTGATACTTGCCAGTGCTGTATTTGCTTCAGGAGAGTTTGGATATTTCTCTACTACCTGGCGGTAATAGGAGAGGGCTTTGGTTTCATCATCTCTGTTGAAGTAGCAAAGACCCAGTTTCAGCAATGCTCTTGGCGCATTCGGACCATTCGGTTGTTTGTTCAGCACATTTTCCAGGTATGGAATGGCTTCGTTATATTTTTCTTCTGCCAGGTAAGTATTGGCAATTTCAAGATCAGCATCATTACCAAAACCGGAAGACGGAAATTTATCACCCAGTTGTTTCAGCAGCGCCACTTTTTCATTGGTCTTACCCTGGATCCCAAGGATGATACTTTTCTGGTAAATAGCGTAGTCAGAACCCGGTAGGCTGCCTGAAATAATACGGTCATACAGTGCCAGCGCCCTTGTATAATCTTTCAGCATGTAGTAGCAGTCAGCAGCACGCAGGGTAGCATCGTTGGTGATGCGTACTGCATTCGGCCCACTGGTGCGTTGTGCAGCTTCGAAGTGCTTGAGGGCATTGGTGTAATCTTCTTTTTTGAGCAATGCATAACCCATGTTGTAGCTCGCAGTCTGAGGATTGGCTTCACCTGAAGAAGGTGCAGTGCTGGTCAGGTAAGTATTCAGGTGCGTGATGGCGCCATCAGTATTGTTCTGACGCATGGCAATTTCTGCTTTCCAGAAATGCGCCAGCTGAACGGTATTATTATCATAAGAATTCTTGATGGCGATGTCCAGCAGTTTGTCTGCATCCTGCAGTTGCTGGTCATTGATCAGTTCTACGGCACGGCCGTAAGCAATTTTCTGATATGCTTTCAGTACAGTAGGATTCTTGTCAGGAATCTGATCTACCACTGCCATCGCATCTTTGTAATTATTAGTGTTGAGAAAGGCGCTGACCAATACTTCCCTTGCTTCGTTTTTGTAAGCAGAATTCGGATACGTGCTCAGGAAACTGGTGAGTTCAGAGATAGCCACATCGCCATACCCGAGTTCGTAGGAGAGCTTACCGTAGTTGAAGCGGGAAATCTCTTGTTGGCCGGGGTTTGCGCTGTTGCGTGCACAGAAAGCGAAGGCATTACGTGCATTGGCTTTCTGCCCTGTTTTCAGGTA
This window of the Chitinophaga sancti genome carries:
- a CDS encoding HU domain-containing protein, with translation MIESHFTKEYFILTLVLQQYIQDTLFRKEPCILPKTGIFLVQHIPARYNVTTKTLEPPQEVIRFEDTWGDEEQLVKWISQREHLVDNIARMKMEKYVAEVHALLKSGQTFAVPGVGQLKMDVAGQITFIAEYLPIELETLMVQPVIRTDVSHRVTIGDKEFVNNQVVNHLSASSENAKPNAEYTANTDYPPYPEERGSSFRWWWVAVPVAAVLAAGLVWWLIASQQGNNQEPVISADRSAPVVADTTRVQDSTTRSDSSLQQAAASAPTPTDKTYYVVVGEYHNLKDATKKLNFHHKNGRGYVTLQADAIDTSLYRLLVPVTAPLADTTKANDSIQKFFGVPKRRIVF
- a CDS encoding SDR family oxidoreductase is translated as MKVLITGSNGLLGQHLIPLFSKDSRYEVIATGRGANRLPNQDGYLYEPANLRDSSSVNQLLQKHQPDIVIHAAAMTQVDDCERNKDACWDCNVNATRYLLQAAEKSKSFFIFLSTDFVFDGLQGPYSEEDAVNPISYYGATKVAAERLVQNSHLSWSIVRTVLVYGIAADPKRSNIITWVKTNLEQGKKLKVVDDQWRTPTLVQDLAAGCKLVADKKATGIYHISGSETLTPYQMAVQTAGYFQLNPQLLEKVDAKTFTQPAKRPAKTGFVISKAVQELGYQPHSFEEGLQIVAKEI
- a CDS encoding TonB-dependent receptor produces the protein MNAYIKHIQRVLTVTGAVMLAQQGIAQDKNLKQETIDIISNYRPKLRDAAKLNLTATLPASDTTRPKYQYKVPALNLSFLYQPVPLKPLALGKDTLATLQNNFIKAGYGNLSTPLIQAGFGSGRQDKYNFGIYGNYTSSKGSIKNQDYSTLNVLASGTYFSPILEINGSVGYDRNQLHYYGYDHAAYDYSKSDVKQAFNQFTAQVGVKNRPQNDWAFMFQPSAKFIYYSDAYNRKEPTVILKAPVSKQLFEDIFLRVEGLFDLSSFKAKDSAQFNNNVVAIHPALEIIKPRFVLHAGVNPTWTNSKFYLLPDIVNESHLIYKKVILSSGWISYINKNSYRNMTNTNPFFASYGSGILNTRVEEKYTGIKGTLGSHFNYNTKFAAVTWYNMPLFVNDSLDGKTFYSRNEAELRAFNLHAEVGYIQEEKFQLRFTVDWFNYNKQKTEVKPWGLVPFQTEAFAQYTFARKLHLNANAFFLGSSYYLANGDFRKTKSGWDLNAGASYDINKNFNLWLNTNNIFNTRYQRWYGYNTYGFNVVGGVMVKF
- a CDS encoding tetratricopeptide repeat protein gives rise to the protein MQFIKKFLVPGHLFLYLATCCILATSVAEAQQTRKYTEPDKVFKDAQQLFQQEKYAVAMQLFRQTLDNIGYFQETSRSLVKTDAQYYYTVCALKLNNANAEKAALEFLATSNNNAREELVSYQLAKYYFHQNKLKEAIPLYEKASIENLSNHEIAEAKFELAYCYFNVKDFKKAQPLFQSIKELPGKYYIPANYYYGFIAYYNHQYAEALTSFQRVVKEPKYSTVVPYYIAEIYYFQRKPDQVISYAEPLVNAGGQYYEAELKQLLGQTYFEKGNYAKALPYLQEYQDNAEEVRKEDIYQLSYSYYQTGNYAKAINGFKQLSSEKDSLGQNSMYLLGDCYLKTGQKANARNAFAFCARNSANPGQQEISRFNYGKLSYELGYGDVAISELTSFLSTYPNSAYKNEAREVLVSAFLNTNNYKDAMAVVDQIPDKNPTVLKAYQKIAYGRAVELINDQQLQDADKLLDIAIKNSYDNNTVQLAHFWKAEIAMRQNNTDGAITHLNTYLTSTAPSSGEANPQTASYNMGYALLKKEDYTNALKHFEAAQRTSGPNAVRITNDATLRAADCYYMLKDYTRALALYDRIISGSLPGSDYAIYQKSIILGIQGKTNEKVALLKQLGDKFPSSGFGNDADLEIANTYLAEEKYNEAIPYLENVLNKQPNGPNAPRALLKLGLCYFNRDDETKALSYYRQVVEKYPNSPEANTALASIKDIYVGQGKTDAYVALLKSTGRTVSTNAEDSLAYAAAESKFSTGDCTGATAAFSNYIHRYPEGQFILPAQFYKSECAYNNKDYSGALPGYEFVLSKNASVYAERAALQAANINYYQTKNYEKARTYYLQLQDLSTTKENTFTATRGLIRTNYQLKHWDEVGNYSEVLLSSSNISTDDQIIGHFNLGRSQQEQGQYDEAMKELKIAAGLTKSETGAEARYNIAVCLFAKNDLAAAEKAGFDVIKNTPGYEMWVAKSYILLGDIYARQKDYFNAKATYQSIAENSSIAELKAEAKEKLAKTEAEEKAASKIKSNK